One region of Flavobacterium pisciphilum genomic DNA includes:
- a CDS encoding DUF262 domain-containing protein, whose product MSNKNFTFWQLINEHRIEIPIIQRDYAQGRDNSKSEDIRTRFIEQVKKTLTNNCEELHLNFVYGKINGIKNAKKIADNKSAIKAMLNAVQSYSKNMDLDVICEIKEKDFLTEGKHQTSFIPLDGQQRLTTLYLLHWYLMPLNENNINTIKNFSYRIRSSSKDFCYALSENQNEIDKSKLISKQIENAPWFFSYWKNDPTVKGMLTMLDEIYEQFGNEEDLAGYWDCLTQQNKINFEFLDLDDYNLTDELYVKMNARGKPLTSFENFKAWLMELVERKEKEFHNKYIELEEWKDFLDTKWADLFWEYKDDQNMLIDEEYIRFFRNMAQIFCAQSEDFKPDGKTDEEKLIRDLVVFFTDKGSDGEYKYIPNNYFEELTVNSKNSNQEPLTLPVFTKKRWNDSFSIINILSDNGIGMKKIEKDLSSIKFFNTKTKTLFESFISGTMTYPDKARFYGLAIYLVQSQNGSYNPASIKSWMRIIRNLVQNSSIEDISSFSRAIRGIDNLSKNCNNIIAFIAEGGEINGFKKEQILEETKKANIIRYAQTAQKQDWENVLLDTENHPLFKGKIDFLLTENYKLKEFILRKDCAKAIFYKEHRENYLVTRAILAKSDLNENIRLLNTQENWLTLLDNDKIQKAVNNVITVLINIDNYQETLKNIISGYEDMSVLWRYYLVKCENLLNSTHSQSKKIQSYWNNIFLYNKETWNNNDNQFLLSNYRNELITSFLANNTDYKNESEHWNTLTCNQTGLTFYKGWRINLKNKIGNINLKINEAIYVIENAKLTIEFAPDKIYYGLEYSSNKVKELEDHSKQNLGWLVARELADLSNIYNCEIEKNTNYIESEISKFILELKSILMN is encoded by the coding sequence ATGAGCAATAAAAATTTTACTTTCTGGCAATTAATTAATGAACATCGCATCGAAATTCCAATAATACAAAGAGATTATGCCCAAGGCAGAGACAATTCAAAATCTGAGGATATCAGAACACGTTTCATAGAACAAGTAAAAAAAACGCTCACAAATAATTGCGAAGAGTTACACCTTAATTTTGTTTATGGAAAAATAAACGGGATAAAGAATGCTAAAAAAATAGCTGACAATAAATCCGCTATCAAAGCAATGTTAAATGCAGTTCAGTCATATTCTAAAAATATGGATTTGGACGTTATCTGTGAAATCAAAGAAAAAGACTTTTTAACTGAAGGTAAACATCAAACTTCTTTCATTCCATTGGATGGACAACAAAGACTTACTACACTTTATTTATTGCATTGGTATCTCATGCCTTTAAATGAAAACAATATAAATACCATAAAGAATTTTAGCTATCGCATTCGATCAAGTTCAAAAGATTTTTGCTATGCACTATCAGAAAATCAAAATGAAATAGATAAAAGTAAACTCATTTCAAAACAGATAGAAAATGCACCTTGGTTTTTTTCCTACTGGAAAAATGATCCTACAGTAAAAGGAATGCTGACTATGCTGGATGAAATTTACGAGCAATTTGGCAATGAAGAGGATCTAGCCGGTTATTGGGATTGTTTAACTCAACAAAATAAAATCAATTTTGAATTTCTTGATTTGGATGATTACAACCTTACCGATGAATTATATGTAAAGATGAATGCCAGAGGAAAACCTTTAACTTCTTTTGAAAATTTCAAAGCTTGGCTTATGGAATTAGTTGAAAGAAAAGAAAAAGAATTCCACAATAAATATATTGAACTGGAAGAGTGGAAAGATTTTTTAGACACCAAATGGGCAGATCTTTTTTGGGAATACAAAGATGATCAGAATATGCTTATTGACGAAGAATACATTCGTTTTTTTAGAAATATGGCACAAATATTTTGTGCTCAAAGTGAAGACTTTAAACCCGATGGAAAAACTGATGAGGAAAAATTAATTAGAGATCTTGTTGTTTTCTTTACCGACAAGGGATCTGATGGGGAATATAAATATATACCAAATAATTATTTTGAAGAACTTACCGTAAATTCTAAAAATAGTAATCAAGAACCATTAACACTTCCTGTTTTTACAAAAAAAAGATGGAATGACAGTTTTTCAATAATTAATATCTTATCCGACAATGGAATTGGTATGAAAAAGATTGAAAAAGACCTTTCTTCAATTAAGTTCTTTAATACTAAAACTAAAACTCTTTTTGAATCATTTATTAGCGGTACAATGACCTATCCTGATAAGGCAAGGTTTTATGGTTTGGCGATTTATTTAGTTCAATCCCAAAATGGTTCATACAATCCTGCATCAATAAAAAGTTGGATGAGAATTATTCGAAATCTAGTTCAAAACTCATCAATAGAAGATATTTCATCATTCTCAAGAGCAATTAGAGGTATTGATAATTTATCCAAGAACTGCAATAACATCATAGCTTTCATTGCTGAAGGCGGAGAGATTAATGGTTTTAAAAAAGAGCAAATCTTAGAAGAAACTAAAAAAGCAAATATAATACGTTATGCACAGACCGCTCAGAAGCAAGATTGGGAAAATGTGCTTTTAGATACCGAAAATCATCCACTTTTCAAAGGAAAAATAGATTTTCTATTAACCGAAAATTATAAATTAAAAGAATTTATATTGCGAAAAGATTGTGCAAAAGCCATTTTCTACAAAGAACATAGAGAAAATTATCTGGTAACCAGAGCAATTTTAGCTAAAAGTGATTTAAATGAAAATATTCGACTTCTAAATACTCAAGAAAATTGGCTTACTTTATTGGATAATGACAAAATTCAAAAAGCTGTAAATAATGTAATAACAGTATTAATTAATATTGATAATTATCAAGAAACACTAAAAAACATTATCTCAGGTTATGAAGACATGAGTGTTTTATGGAGATACTATTTAGTAAAGTGTGAAAACCTTTTAAATAGTACTCACTCTCAATCCAAAAAAATTCAGTCATATTGGAATAATATTTTCTTGTACAACAAAGAAACCTGGAACAATAATGACAATCAATTTCTACTTTCTAACTATAGAAATGAACTTATTACTTCTTTTTTAGCAAATAATACTGATTACAAAAATGAATCAGAACATTGGAATACACTTACGTGTAACCAAACAGGTTTAACCTTTTACAAGGGATGGAGAATTAATTTAAAAAATAAAATAGGCAATATTAATCTCAAGATAAATGAAGCGATTTATGTGATAGAGAATGCAAAGTTAACAATCGAGTTTGCACCAGATAAAATTTACTATGGCCTGGAATACAGTTCAAATAAAGTTAAGGAATTAGAAGATCACTCAAAACAAAATTTAGGTTGGTTGGTAGCACGAGAGTTAGCTGATTTGAGCAATATTTATAATTGTGAAATAGAAAAAAACACAAATTATATTGAATCTGAAATATCTAAATTCATATTGGAGCTAAAATCTATTTTAATGAATTAG
- a CDS encoding DUF262 domain-containing protein: MDNIQEVVKNTNPKIINPEKSNPAKGIDQINNLYTRPIKDLEGYNFFIDEYQRGYKWTSQQVLDLLNDIKYFNPKNEVFYCLQPLAVKLLSEDKIKEHFNSNYEKSFEVIDGQQRLTTIHIILKTISSSIYNIKYQTRDESARFLNIITNELEQYSIEFSNDAKKNDASIKFQWGNFIENQNKFKNIDVYHFFGAYLVIKAWFYSIGEVDVFLKNLLNHTHFIWYEDKRHENSKSVFRNLNSGKIELTNAELIKALFINNLKHENIEIQQLQQTSLASEWDTIEQTLQDDVFWFFINNEKDKTKYETRIDFLFELIVGTNSKNDKLYAYHQYSEGKHQLIWSEIKNLFLKLREWFNDQEKYHLIGFIVDRKIKSLKHIIKVSENVTKDIFLEKLITMIKEDLKESNVHFNDLKNLSYNSYGDTLKILLLFNIETYQKSEAQFRFPFNKFKNEKWTLEHIHAQNADDFENIAELKIFENELRSWNTEIKKHIEYLRKKENQSKIEIEELNGLSIHFENFKVETIPLIEKLKVSWNDLKNEDEINNVQRDYLNEIIESIEDIMGVHKLSNMALLDGNTNSGLGKKRFIEKRKYIIKTDKVHWQESDNEKHFIPICTKNVFLKYYTKNITQMDIWGYLDRENYIESISLTLKKYFIITQNTNEQ; the protein is encoded by the coding sequence ATGGATAATATTCAAGAAGTAGTAAAAAATACAAATCCAAAAATAATAAATCCGGAAAAGTCGAATCCCGCAAAGGGAATTGATCAAATCAATAATTTATATACCCGACCTATTAAAGATCTGGAAGGGTATAATTTTTTCATTGATGAATACCAACGGGGTTACAAATGGACTTCACAACAAGTACTTGATTTATTAAATGATATCAAATATTTCAATCCTAAAAATGAAGTGTTTTATTGTCTGCAGCCTTTGGCAGTAAAACTACTTTCTGAAGATAAAATTAAAGAACATTTTAATTCAAATTACGAGAAAAGTTTTGAAGTAATAGATGGACAACAACGTCTAACTACTATTCATATTATATTAAAAACTATCAGTTCTTCAATTTATAATATTAAATACCAAACAAGAGATGAAAGCGCCCGCTTTTTAAATATAATTACAAATGAATTAGAACAATATTCTATTGAATTTAGCAATGATGCAAAAAAAAATGATGCATCAATTAAATTTCAGTGGGGAAATTTTATCGAAAACCAGAATAAATTTAAAAACATAGATGTTTATCATTTTTTTGGTGCTTATCTGGTAATAAAAGCTTGGTTTTATTCTATTGGTGAAGTTGATGTTTTTTTGAAAAACCTACTGAATCACACCCATTTTATATGGTATGAAGATAAAAGACATGAAAACTCAAAATCCGTATTTCGAAATTTAAATAGTGGCAAAATTGAACTTACCAATGCCGAGCTTATTAAAGCACTGTTTATAAATAATTTAAAACATGAAAACATAGAGATTCAACAACTCCAACAAACCTCGCTTGCATCAGAATGGGACACTATAGAGCAAACATTGCAAGATGACGTATTTTGGTTTTTTATCAATAATGAAAAAGACAAAACTAAATATGAAACTCGGATTGATTTTTTGTTTGAGCTTATTGTAGGAACCAACTCAAAGAATGATAAGCTGTATGCCTACCATCAATACTCAGAGGGCAAGCATCAATTAATTTGGAGCGAAATTAAAAATCTGTTTTTAAAATTAAGAGAATGGTTTAATGATCAAGAAAAATACCATCTGATAGGGTTTATCGTCGATCGAAAAATAAAATCATTAAAACATATTATTAAGGTTAGTGAAAATGTAACAAAAGACATTTTTTTAGAAAAACTGATAACAATGATCAAAGAAGACCTTAAAGAATCAAATGTACATTTTAACGATTTAAAAAACCTGAGTTATAATTCTTATGGCGATACTCTTAAGATATTGTTATTGTTTAACATCGAAACGTATCAAAAAAGTGAAGCGCAATTTCGTTTTCCTTTCAACAAATTTAAAAATGAAAAATGGACTTTAGAGCACATACATGCTCAAAATGCTGATGATTTTGAAAACATTGCAGAATTGAAAATATTTGAAAATGAATTGAGGTCATGGAATACTGAAATAAAAAAACATATTGAATACCTCAGAAAAAAAGAAAATCAATCTAAAATTGAAATTGAGGAACTGAATGGATTGTCAATACACTTTGAAAATTTTAAAGTAGAAACTATTCCATTAATTGAAAAACTAAAAGTAAGCTGGAATGATCTTAAGAATGAAGATGAAATAAATAACGTTCAACGAGATTATTTAAATGAAATAATAGAATCAATCGAAGACATTATGGGTGTTCACAAATTAAGTAATATGGCACTCTTGGATGGCAATACAAATAGCGGCCTAGGGAAGAAAAGATTTATTGAAAAACGAAAATATATAATAAAAACAGACAAAGTGCATTGGCAGGAAAGTGATAATGAAAAACATTTTATACCAATATGTACAAAAAATGTTTTCTTGAAATATTACACAAAGAACATTACACAAATGGACATTTGGGGTTATCTTGATAGGGAAAATTATATCGAGAGTATTAGTCTGACTTTAAAAAAATATTTCATTATAACACAAAACACAAATGAGCAATAA
- a CDS encoding DUF6602 domain-containing protein gives MANWSLETLLQSLHDDIHQQLEIARKSFNHPGSKGDVSETIWLELLQKYLPERYRAEKAHVVDSKGNFSQQIDIVIFDRQYSPFIFNFKDEYIIPAESVYAVFEAKQSINATYVNYAHEKIESVRKLYRTSLPIPHAGGTFPAKAPIKIIGGILTFESDWTPGMGESLMALLKKEEGIIDMGCIASHGYFNYEAESKEYKFIQGGKPATAFLFKLISQLQFSGTVPMIDVLEYSKWLGN, from the coding sequence ATGGCAAATTGGTCCTTAGAAACGTTGCTTCAGAGCTTACATGATGATATTCATCAACAATTAGAGATTGCCCGCAAATCTTTTAATCATCCTGGAAGCAAAGGAGATGTTAGTGAAACAATATGGCTAGAATTACTTCAAAAATATTTGCCGGAACGCTACCGCGCAGAAAAAGCACATGTGGTTGACAGTAAGGGAAATTTTAGTCAACAGATTGATATTGTAATATTTGATAGACAATATTCACCTTTCATTTTTAACTTCAAAGATGAATATATCATCCCAGCAGAAAGTGTATATGCAGTATTTGAGGCTAAACAGTCTATAAATGCAACGTATGTTAATTATGCACATGAAAAAATTGAAAGTGTGAGAAAGTTGTATCGAACAAGTCTTCCAATACCTCATGCGGGCGGCACTTTTCCTGCTAAAGCACCAATTAAGATAATAGGCGGCATACTTACATTCGAAAGTGATTGGACACCAGGTATGGGAGAATCTTTAATGGCGTTACTAAAAAAAGAAGAAGGTATTATAGATATGGGGTGTATAGCATCTCATGGATATTTTAATTATGAAGCAGAAAGTAAAGAATATAAATTTATACAGGGAGGCAAGCCAGCCACAGCATTTCTATTTAAATTAATTTCGCAACTTCAATTTAGTGGTACTGTTCCAATGATTGATGTTCTCGAGTATTCTAAATGGTTAGGCAATTGA
- a CDS encoding AAA family ATPase, which yields MENIKPSFSELFESTISYPDHEMQMRFELLIGLDETKEKIKKILSLLINPNGVKEWIGVHHSGANQILNFVNRRPPLIILAGDVGSGKSELAYTIGDAVARQEKLDVELFPLSLSSRGQGRVGQMTQLVSSAFEYTLERAKKLKNETGKSKGAVILLVDEADALAQSRENDQMHHEDKAGVNAFIRGIDSLGNGKFPAAVIMCTNRPNSLDPAIRRRAAEIIYFQRPNEDSRTKVLNTPLKELGFTNEEVQQIVDLTGPQEGRTFGYTFSDIVQRLLPAIVLDAYPNHAVTAKRSIDITKTIIPTSPFKEI from the coding sequence ATGGAAAATATAAAACCATCTTTTTCTGAATTATTTGAATCAACTATTTCTTATCCTGATCACGAAATGCAGATGCGTTTTGAATTATTGATAGGCCTTGATGAAACGAAAGAAAAGATAAAAAAAATATTAAGTCTTCTTATTAATCCTAATGGAGTAAAAGAATGGATAGGTGTGCACCACTCGGGAGCAAATCAAATTTTAAATTTCGTTAATCGACGTCCTCCTCTTATAATACTTGCTGGAGATGTTGGATCCGGTAAATCAGAATTGGCTTACACAATTGGTGATGCTGTAGCAAGACAAGAAAAGTTGGATGTCGAATTATTTCCTTTGAGCTTATCTAGTAGAGGTCAAGGTCGCGTAGGTCAAATGACACAGCTTGTCTCATCAGCTTTTGAATACACTCTTGAAAGAGCCAAAAAATTGAAGAATGAAACTGGTAAATCAAAAGGAGCTGTAATTTTATTGGTTGATGAAGCAGATGCGCTTGCTCAGTCAAGAGAAAATGACCAAATGCATCATGAAGATAAAGCAGGCGTAAATGCTTTTATTCGAGGAATCGACAGTTTAGGAAATGGAAAATTTCCCGCAGCTGTAATCATGTGTACAAACCGACCTAATTCACTTGATCCAGCCATTAGAAGAAGAGCTGCCGAAATTATTTATTTTCAAAGGCCAAATGAAGATTCCCGTACTAAAGTTTTGAATACTCCATTAAAAGAGCTAGGATTCACAAATGAAGAGGTACAACAGATCGTTGATTTGACTGGTCCTCAAGAAGGGAGAACGTTTGGTTACACTTTTTCTGACATTGTACAGCGTCTTCTACCAGCAATTGTATTAGATGCCTATCCAAATCATGCCGTTACAGCTAAGCGATCAATTGATATTACAAAAACTATTATACCAACCTCACCCTTTAAAGAAATATAA
- a CDS encoding CBASS oligonucleotide cyclase, translating to MSREHVTHGDILQFAKDKVNLPKEIADDYRAQAQRVREKVVGYLNDHPNFSLKKILLSGSLAKGTALKNLNDIDMACYISGSEAPKDIAELISYLAEKLRKAFPNLDPSQVQPKTYCVTISFKGTGLDVDIVPILYYGDPDWYGCLVSQEDGSLLETCIPRHLEFIRTRKQKQDQHFAQVIRLAKYWVKNMKLENSNFRFKSFMVELVMSKLLDQGKSFSDYPEALQNFFTYLATSNLRDLIVFNDYYSSSSIPQYTSPVKIIDPVNSANNAARLYTNEQADLIVEAAIDAGDAIDAALSATTKEKTVYYWQKVFGHSFQI from the coding sequence ATGTCGAGAGAACACGTAACACATGGTGACATCTTACAATTTGCTAAAGATAAGGTAAATTTACCTAAGGAAATTGCTGATGATTACAGAGCTCAAGCTCAAAGAGTAAGAGAAAAAGTTGTAGGTTATTTAAATGATCATCCAAATTTTTCCTTAAAAAAAATTCTTTTATCGGGAAGTTTAGCAAAAGGAACCGCTTTAAAGAATCTAAATGATATTGATATGGCCTGTTATATTAGTGGTTCCGAAGCCCCTAAAGATATAGCTGAACTAATTTCGTATTTAGCAGAAAAATTAAGAAAGGCTTTTCCTAATTTAGATCCTAGCCAGGTTCAACCTAAAACTTATTGTGTTACTATTTCATTCAAAGGTACTGGATTAGATGTTGACATAGTACCTATCCTTTACTATGGAGATCCTGATTGGTACGGTTGCTTAGTTAGCCAAGAAGATGGTTCTTTGTTAGAAACCTGTATTCCAAGACATTTAGAATTCATTAGAACGAGAAAGCAAAAGCAGGATCAACATTTTGCACAAGTTATAAGGTTAGCTAAATATTGGGTTAAGAATATGAAACTTGAGAATTCAAACTTCCGATTCAAATCTTTTATGGTTGAGTTAGTAATGTCAAAACTTCTTGATCAAGGGAAATCTTTTTCTGATTATCCAGAAGCTTTGCAAAACTTTTTTACTTATCTGGCTACTAGCAATCTTCGCGATCTTATTGTATTTAACGACTATTATTCATCATCTTCTATACCACAATATACAAGTCCTGTTAAAATTATAGATCCTGTGAATTCAGCAAATAATGCAGCAAGACTTTATACTAATGAGCAAGCAGATTTAATAGTTGAAGCCGCAATTGATGCAGGAGATGCTATTGATGCAGCATTGTCCGCAACAACTAAAGAGAAAACAGTTTATTATTGGCAAAAAGTTTTTGGCCATTCATTTCAAATATAA
- a CDS encoding helix-turn-helix transcriptional regulator produces the protein MAITKTPLTRYKILDICFRNRFKNFDIDSLLIKVNNDLIELYGDSSHCIQKRQLQQDIAFMKSEKGWNIELQEEYDGKKKIYRYSDLNFSINNAPLNDVEISEFQSALKTLSQFEGMPQFNGIQEILVKLRSDLKFAGSEEPFVSFENNQDLKGLQFFRELYDALQNKTTLEVTYKDFKSPEPYTFIFHPHYLKQYNSRWFIFGLHQQTGRQNCNLAIDRIISINASNVLFTKSIINWSDYFSDMIGVSKSDGAHEEEIVLQFDELTGKYMENKPIHETQKHKWAGDKLELKIKLIINYELERLILSYGDCVKVIAPDHLKEKIKERLKNALDLNLEITDFN, from the coding sequence ATGGCTATCACTAAAACTCCATTGACTCGATATAAAATTCTAGATATTTGTTTTAGGAACAGATTTAAAAATTTTGATATAGATAGTCTTCTTATTAAAGTAAATAATGATTTAATTGAGTTATATGGAGATAGCAGTCACTGTATACAAAAAAGACAACTTCAGCAGGACATTGCATTTATGAAAAGTGAAAAAGGTTGGAATATTGAGTTGCAAGAAGAATACGATGGCAAAAAGAAAATTTATCGATATAGTGACTTAAACTTTTCGATTAATAATGCACCTTTAAATGATGTTGAGATAAGCGAATTTCAATCAGCCTTAAAAACATTGTCTCAATTTGAAGGAATGCCTCAATTTAATGGCATTCAAGAAATTTTAGTGAAATTAAGATCTGATTTAAAATTTGCTGGTTCTGAAGAACCCTTTGTAAGCTTTGAGAATAATCAGGATTTAAAAGGTTTGCAATTCTTTAGAGAATTATATGATGCTTTACAAAATAAAACAACACTTGAAGTTACTTATAAAGATTTTAAAAGCCCAGAACCATATACCTTTATTTTTCATCCACATTATCTTAAACAATATAATAGCCGTTGGTTTATCTTTGGATTGCATCAGCAAACCGGAAGACAAAATTGTAATTTAGCAATTGACAGGATAATCTCAATCAATGCAAGTAATGTTCTATTTACAAAAAGTATTATAAATTGGTCTGATTATTTTTCTGATATGATAGGAGTTTCTAAAAGTGATGGCGCTCATGAAGAAGAAATAGTTTTACAATTTGATGAATTAACGGGAAAATATATGGAGAACAAACCAATTCATGAAACTCAAAAACATAAATGGGCAGGGGATAAATTGGAGTTAAAAATTAAATTAATTATAAATTATGAACTTGAACGCTTGATATTGTCTTATGGTGACTGTGTAAAAGTTATAGCTCCAGATCATCTCAAGGAAAAGATCAAAGAACGCTTAAAAAATGCTCTAGATTTAAATCTAGAAATTACAGATTTTAATTAA